The Panicum virgatum strain AP13 chromosome 5K, P.virgatum_v5, whole genome shotgun sequence genome has a window encoding:
- the LOC120709235 gene encoding U-box domain-containing protein 43-like isoform X2: MDEFELTSSPAPPLPPALFPHARRAPTKLPPVHHLVATCVQCSGRWHCRPLLFCFFLFFSARCRRTGGCAMASTAVDVEDLLVRVKNGDDAELAAVAREVAALAEEGRLGDDDDDDGLLVPALLVRLAAAGTAEARVSVMAALRRLAGCVGSETKERLASIEALSSIVRSLSRDVDERTEAIAVLLDLSDIPQVRQRIGRIKGCIVMLVTLRNAHESGTNDDAEKLLHILSSNPQNVLLMAEAGYFRPLIHYLKQGSDMNKVLMATAISKMFLSEHMKSSLGEDGVIEPLVQMFKYGNLEAKHSALGPLLQLLFSVTSALMTLREPASAILAAIAQSERILLYKDVAPQMLSLLNLSSPVIQLHLLRALISISGHKNAKRARSKIRQNGGLQLLLPFLTEKNVEIKIAALNLTFHLSKDSSQELAEQFRETHLDILVKIISSPTSRDEKAAAVGILSNLPVTDKKMTEILTRANLLPILISLFEANVTASVTPQRMQLLEGIAGVFIRFTVTWDKKLQSLAVGCGVVPCLIKLLTEGSVDAKSKAATSLAQLSQSTMALRKSKSPRWLCVPPSAESYCIVHSCQCTVKGTFCLVKAGAVNPLLRILEGEEREADVAVLEALATLMQDEIWENGSRVIEKASGIHALLRVAEAGDLSSQDKAIWMLERIFRLESHRERYGEIAQALLIDLAQKGDPSLKPMIGKILAHLELLQTQSSYF, encoded by the exons atGGACGAGTTCGAGTTGACCTCTTCGCCGGCTCCACCACTACCCCCCGCGCTATTCCCTCACGCGCGACGCGCGCCCACAAAGctaccaccagtccaccacctgGTCGCTACCTGTGTGCAGTGCAGCGGTCGCTGGCACTGCCGGCCGCTCTTGTtctgcttcttcctcttcttctcggcGCGCTGCCGGCGGACGGGCGGCTGCGCGATGGCGAGTACGGCGGTGGACGTCGAGGACCTCCTGGTCCGCGTCAAGAACGGCGacgacgccgagctcgccgccgtcgcgcgggAGGTGGCCGCGCTCGCTGAGGAAGGCAGGCtcggggacgacgacgacgacgacgggctCCTCGTCCCGGCGCTCCTcgtgcgcctcgccgccgcgggcacCGCCGAGGCCAGGGTCAGCGTAATGGCCGCGCTGCGCCGCCTCGCGGGATGCGTTGGCAGCGAGACCAAG GAGAGGTTGGCAAGCATCGAGGCGCTTTCGAGCATTGTCCGTTCCTTGTCGAGGGATGTTGATGAGCGAACAGAAGCAATTGCAGTGCTATTGGATCTGTCAGACATCCCACAAGTTCGGCAGAGGATCGGCAGGATCAAAGGGTGCATCGTAATGTTAGTCACATTGAGGAACGCGCATGAATCAGGCACCAACGATGATGCAGAGAAGTTGCTGCACATTTTGTCATCCAACCCACAAAATGTGCTGTTGATGGCGGAGGCTGGTTATTTTCGACCATTGATACACTACCTAAAACAAG GTTCTGACATGAACAAGGTCCTAATGGCTACTGCTATTTCAAAGATGTTCCTATCTGAGCATATGAAAtcttcccttggtgaagatggaGTTATCGAACCCCTTGTGCAAATGTTTAAATATGGAAATCTTGAAGCCAAGCACTCAGCCTTAG GACCACTGCTCCAGCTCCTTTTCTCTGTGACATCGGCTCTCATGACCCTCAGAGAACCAGCCTCAGCTATACTAGCAGCTATTGCACAATCTGAGCGTATTCTGCTTTATAAAGATGTAGCTCCTCAGATGCTCTCACTTCTTAATTTGTCGAGTCCAGTAATTCAACTTCATCTTCTAAGGGCCCTGATTAGTATTTCGGGGCACAAGAATGCTAAAAGAGCCAGAAGTAAAATTAGACAAAATGGTGGGTTGCAACTGCTTCTGCCTTTCCTAACAGAAAAGAATGTGGAGATCAAAATTGCTGCTTTGAATTTAACGTTCCATCTGTCAAAAGATTCTTCGCAAGAATTGGCCGAACAGTTCAGGGAGACCCATCTGGATATTTTGGTAAAGATCATCTCTTCACCTACTTCTCGAGATGAGAAGGCTGCAGCTGTTGGTATCCTAAGCAACCTCCCAGTGACAGACAAGAAGATGACTGAGATTCTAACACGAGCGAACTTGCTTCCTATTCTGATCTCCTTGTTTGAAGCAAACGTCACAGCTTCTGTGACGCCTCAAAGGATGCAGTTACTTGAGGGTATTGCTGGTGTATTTATTCGGTTCACAGTTACTTGGGATAAGAAACTGCAGAGCTTAGCAGTTGGATGTGGGGTGGTTCCTTGCCTTATCAAGTTGCTTACAGAAGGATCGGTAGACGCCAAGTCTAAAGCAGCAACATCCTTGGCTCAATTGTCACAGAGTACAATGGCATTGCGTAAGTCAAAATCACCAAGGTGGCTTTGTGTTCCTCCATCAGCTGAATCCTACTGTATTGTCCACAGCTGCCAATGCACTGTCAAAGGCACTTTCTGCTTAGTAAAAGCTGGTGCCGTCAACCCTCTGCTACGGATACTAGAAGGTGAAGAGCGTGAAGCAGACGTAGCAGTGTTGGAAGCATTGGCAACCCTTATGCAGGATGAGATTTGGGAAAACGGGAGCAGGGTGATAGAAAAGGCATCAGGTATCCATGCTCTTCTGAGAGTTGCCGAAGCGGGTGACTTGAGTTCCCAGGATAAAGCGATATGGATGCTGGAGAGGATTTTCCGGCTCGAATCACATAGGGAGCGGTATGGAGAAATTGCTCAGGCCTTGCTCATTGATCTGGCTCAGAAAGGAGATCCTTCCCTGAAGCCAATGATCGGCAAGATACTGGCTCACCTGGAGCTGCTGCAAACACAGTCCAGCTATTTTTAG
- the LOC120709235 gene encoding U-box domain-containing protein 43-like isoform X1, translated as MDEFELTSSPAPPLPPALFPHARRAPTKLPPVHHLVATCVQCSGRWHCRPLLFCFFLFFSARCRRTGGCAMASTAVDVEDLLVRVKNGDDAELAAVAREVAALAEEGRLGDDDDDDGLLVPALLVRLAAAGTAEARVSVMAALRRLAGCVGSETKERLASIEALSSIVRSLSRDVDERTEAIAVLLDLSDIPQVRQRIGRIKGCIVMLVTLRNAHESGTNDDAEKLLHILSSNPQNVLLMAEAGYFRPLIHYLKQGSDMNKVLMATAISKMFLSEHMKSSLGEDGVIEPLVQMFKYGNLEAKHSALGAILNLSSSLQNAELLINSGITGPLLQLLFSVTSALMTLREPASAILAAIAQSERILLYKDVAPQMLSLLNLSSPVIQLHLLRALISISGHKNAKRARSKIRQNGGLQLLLPFLTEKNVEIKIAALNLTFHLSKDSSQELAEQFRETHLDILVKIISSPTSRDEKAAAVGILSNLPVTDKKMTEILTRANLLPILISLFEANVTASVTPQRMQLLEGIAGVFIRFTVTWDKKLQSLAVGCGVVPCLIKLLTEGSVDAKSKAATSLAQLSQSTMALRKSKSPRWLCVPPSAESYCIVHSCQCTVKGTFCLVKAGAVNPLLRILEGEEREADVAVLEALATLMQDEIWENGSRVIEKASGIHALLRVAEAGDLSSQDKAIWMLERIFRLESHRERYGEIAQALLIDLAQKGDPSLKPMIGKILAHLELLQTQSSYF; from the exons atGGACGAGTTCGAGTTGACCTCTTCGCCGGCTCCACCACTACCCCCCGCGCTATTCCCTCACGCGCGACGCGCGCCCACAAAGctaccaccagtccaccacctgGTCGCTACCTGTGTGCAGTGCAGCGGTCGCTGGCACTGCCGGCCGCTCTTGTtctgcttcttcctcttcttctcggcGCGCTGCCGGCGGACGGGCGGCTGCGCGATGGCGAGTACGGCGGTGGACGTCGAGGACCTCCTGGTCCGCGTCAAGAACGGCGacgacgccgagctcgccgccgtcgcgcgggAGGTGGCCGCGCTCGCTGAGGAAGGCAGGCtcggggacgacgacgacgacgacgggctCCTCGTCCCGGCGCTCCTcgtgcgcctcgccgccgcgggcacCGCCGAGGCCAGGGTCAGCGTAATGGCCGCGCTGCGCCGCCTCGCGGGATGCGTTGGCAGCGAGACCAAG GAGAGGTTGGCAAGCATCGAGGCGCTTTCGAGCATTGTCCGTTCCTTGTCGAGGGATGTTGATGAGCGAACAGAAGCAATTGCAGTGCTATTGGATCTGTCAGACATCCCACAAGTTCGGCAGAGGATCGGCAGGATCAAAGGGTGCATCGTAATGTTAGTCACATTGAGGAACGCGCATGAATCAGGCACCAACGATGATGCAGAGAAGTTGCTGCACATTTTGTCATCCAACCCACAAAATGTGCTGTTGATGGCGGAGGCTGGTTATTTTCGACCATTGATACACTACCTAAAACAAG GTTCTGACATGAACAAGGTCCTAATGGCTACTGCTATTTCAAAGATGTTCCTATCTGAGCATATGAAAtcttcccttggtgaagatggaGTTATCGAACCCCTTGTGCAAATGTTTAAATATGGAAATCTTGAAGCCAAGCACTCAGCCTTAGGTGCCATACTCAATCTCTCTAGTTCTCTACAGAATGCAGAACTTTTGATAAATTCTGGAATAACAGGACCACTGCTCCAGCTCCTTTTCTCTGTGACATCGGCTCTCATGACCCTCAGAGAACCAGCCTCAGCTATACTAGCAGCTATTGCACAATCTGAGCGTATTCTGCTTTATAAAGATGTAGCTCCTCAGATGCTCTCACTTCTTAATTTGTCGAGTCCAGTAATTCAACTTCATCTTCTAAGGGCCCTGATTAGTATTTCGGGGCACAAGAATGCTAAAAGAGCCAGAAGTAAAATTAGACAAAATGGTGGGTTGCAACTGCTTCTGCCTTTCCTAACAGAAAAGAATGTGGAGATCAAAATTGCTGCTTTGAATTTAACGTTCCATCTGTCAAAAGATTCTTCGCAAGAATTGGCCGAACAGTTCAGGGAGACCCATCTGGATATTTTGGTAAAGATCATCTCTTCACCTACTTCTCGAGATGAGAAGGCTGCAGCTGTTGGTATCCTAAGCAACCTCCCAGTGACAGACAAGAAGATGACTGAGATTCTAACACGAGCGAACTTGCTTCCTATTCTGATCTCCTTGTTTGAAGCAAACGTCACAGCTTCTGTGACGCCTCAAAGGATGCAGTTACTTGAGGGTATTGCTGGTGTATTTATTCGGTTCACAGTTACTTGGGATAAGAAACTGCAGAGCTTAGCAGTTGGATGTGGGGTGGTTCCTTGCCTTATCAAGTTGCTTACAGAAGGATCGGTAGACGCCAAGTCTAAAGCAGCAACATCCTTGGCTCAATTGTCACAGAGTACAATGGCATTGCGTAAGTCAAAATCACCAAGGTGGCTTTGTGTTCCTCCATCAGCTGAATCCTACTGTATTGTCCACAGCTGCCAATGCACTGTCAAAGGCACTTTCTGCTTAGTAAAAGCTGGTGCCGTCAACCCTCTGCTACGGATACTAGAAGGTGAAGAGCGTGAAGCAGACGTAGCAGTGTTGGAAGCATTGGCAACCCTTATGCAGGATGAGATTTGGGAAAACGGGAGCAGGGTGATAGAAAAGGCATCAGGTATCCATGCTCTTCTGAGAGTTGCCGAAGCGGGTGACTTGAGTTCCCAGGATAAAGCGATATGGATGCTGGAGAGGATTTTCCGGCTCGAATCACATAGGGAGCGGTATGGAGAAATTGCTCAGGCCTTGCTCATTGATCTGGCTCAGAAAGGAGATCCTTCCCTGAAGCCAATGATCGGCAAGATACTGGCTCACCTGGAGCTGCTGCAAACACAGTCCAGCTATTTTTAG